The window ACATAGAAACTAGGAGTTCTGGTGTTGATTTGGTTGGGTTTTACTTGTCTCAAGTATCCAGGAGTTGGGAGTAAGTTTTGTTATGATTCCAGTAGGCTTAAATCACCAAAGCCCCTGCATTTAGGTaggtatacacactcaaaacagtagataccccaaaacagggcagaattgaGCAACCTGTGTTCTTGTGACgttttcaccttgtcatgagtgaggccttcatggggccttggcttAACTGAGCTTAGTGAACCCTAAGAAAGCCTAACAAACCATTAGAACCCAAATCCTagtgagaaaacagagttttaaatcagtaaacacaaggcagttgggaaacagggtagttttcagCAGAGTCAACTTTGAGTAATAACCTGGGAAGTTTCAGatggggccttggagtgaaaccaagtctgagagatagccttaagagttgggaatccatgggaatttatttggtaggaatgcacttagtacacattaagttatctcagttaggatgcaggtagtgcagagaggttacaacagagaacctcactgtgcccttttaacatttttaaaCCAATTTGTGTGAGGCCTTTGTATTGTATCAATAGCACAAGTAATTTTAGAGTCTTAGTAACCTATTAGGAGtaaattagagtgaaggccctagttagagcatcttatttccactaagtaaccgagagcaaccttagagagtcattggagagttgtaagtgcaactcttgcatgattgtcaagggtataagggctgagtttttgcaagcacttttaggattaagataaggtcagtatggggagtttagaagtttagaaataagcctttatgtgctacttgcttatgtgtttaggagtttaagtatatagtatataatatatatagttaataaatcatgccatgccattatgtgactatgtgaattatgtggagtatgtgaatacatgattatgttaattgtcTTTCATATGTATAAATGAGCATGTATACCTATAAATAAGTACGTGTAATGACTCTTAAAGCGATAATTAGCTAATAATAGAGTATTAAGATACGTAACTAGAGAATAGGCGTgtgtaatataaattagacttaaagtgccctttagtgacgaggttaatataatgtgtaggttccgaggcgaaaggaaaagctggtaccatcaagattgaataatctcagaatcttgcaaaggcaagttactacatccttaactttacaattgttgcaaatatatgtgcaCCCGTGACTCATAAATCCTCGCGAGTATTTTGTTGCAATAATCACCATGCCTATTATATTCGCAAATACCTTGATATAAATTCCCGATCATATTAGTACCTTTCTTTTCACATATTGCCTTATACTTAAACCACTAAACGATAGATTTCCTAATAAAACCTCCAATAAGATCATGACACGTACACTttcataaataccgaataacacttgatagaattgactttcttttgactttggaacttacccccttaagtccaatatgcgttGACACATTATTAGTAAACTTGAACCCCTTTGCCATACTTCAATAAAGATGATATAAACCTTTTTCCGGCATtcatgttataaatcaaaatgaattataaaatgttttctttagtgatttggactagacgcaagtccttttcacatattattaggctcacagatagcctagggatcccattatatttgagaacccagcgcggttcgggattacttcgcggctgatcaccggctgtaatccgtagcgtcctaaaatgagttttgatgatgatatgattataacatgttgccatattgccatgatgccatgatttctataccatgattatccatgtgttttgccatgtccattcatcatattatcatgaaccttaatgattgctttatcatttatttttgaatttgtttcggacacctttgatattattatgatgccatgtgtttaggactgttagtacttgctgagcgtctttgctcatgttctcgtatttaaccccttttacagctagcaattatggtacgcacaaagcaaacagcacgtaaatcgaccactggctacgcagagaattgtttaagggcgaaggtagtatatatgatataagcggctttcgctattatattgtactagttagatgggctgatccacactctgaacttttaagatcttttgggactttatttcactcttttggacttgtaattaactaaatgttatcttttgggatttaaattatgtaatcttaatttccggatttattatttatctgtctcttgttcatattatatcaattcgtgTGCGTGTGTTGGTTGGGGTGTgacatattattaataaaaaaataatatatttgagttAATATTGGAGGCAAGAGATAATAGGAGAGAGATATGGTGAAATTGAGGGAAACTAAGTTATTATccataaaaatagtttaggacATTCAAAATGGTGTCTTAGACATAGGGCACATATTGGATGTCCTAGTTTTATAAGACACTACTACCATATTTTTGGAACACTCGTTTCTCCTAAATGCCTTAAATTTGGATTTAGGACAATGTTGGACTTGCCCTAAgattttttgacttttttcattACCTTTTCCATGCCTATGTTGATCACCTCTTCCTAAATATTGTTAGGAGTCATTTGTAATATGTGGAAATATGTGAGACAAGACACCGAATAATGCGACCAACGCCAACCACGTCAATATACTAGTGAACCTCTCATAAATCCTCATTGGCCTAAGACGCTTTGTTTGTGCTTAAGCTTGGCTGagacatattttttattataaaatattttttttcatgtatttCTTTCTCACGAGAGAAGAATTTGTATAACAAATATAGTTTTTTTGATATGAAGTAATTATGGACATTCAACTCTAAACACTTTGTACGTTTCAAATACTTAATTTTCATAATACTTAATTTTCATAGAAGATCTTTAACCAACAAACTAAAACCTTTACCTAAAGGAATGGTAACGAGACTAAACATGAAATTTATGAAATCGTCTGAACTATGAGCCaacaatattttgttttaacttCTGGACGaacacattttcattttcatcttcTTAGCTTTGATTCCTTCTGTAACAACCTAGACTGAATATTGGACTGGTGAACTAATATTCttgttgaaaaaaaaatataaatacttcgGAGTCTTCTATGTGAGCTAAATCAAATCAAGGATCAGCaaataatgaaataaaaaattaacaaaaagatGGAGAAGGTACGTGTGAAAGTTTTAAAGATAAAGAATAAAGGGAACCATGAGCAGTGAAAATTATTCCTCGTTAGAAACGAGTGCAGTCTACTATCTAATATCTGAAGTGTTAATGCCGGTTTGGAATCACATGTAGATCATCACTCATAACAAAATATACAACGGTGTATCAACTTCTGAAGCACTTGTTTGTTGCTGgttattattattcttatttaTGAACAAGCTCATATAGTCTTTCAGAGTATGGTTGTTATAATGGATTGGGTTCAGACCAGAtgaaattaaacatatattcgGATTCATTTAATTTTACCGGATTTGGATTTATATCAGACTTGAGCTGGATTTGTTTTAACCTAATCCATATATGAATCCATTAGGATCATACTTAACAGATCAGCGCTTCGAACCGTTTAAGTAATTtgatattttgtaaaaatatttaaattcttttaaaaatatattaaaaaacttaaTATTATTACTTAGAAATGCAAATATGACacacttaataaataaatttacaataataatgtcagtaatatatatataacctttGATTGGTCGACACAATGAAAAATTATACACTTCAAATTGATTCTTTCAACCCCGTCCTTTTATTCATGGACATCTTGAACTAAGTCGAACTTAGGGTCTGAGTGTTGTTCAAAATTATTGTGCCGCTAAAAAAGTGTTGttttgaacatcgattaaaattgtgttggagaagtacataaactaatttttcaatgtaagaactaagttaaatgtattatataactaatatttatgtttttagaCCCTACCCAagccccagaggtatagttttaGCATCTTTctagatatattcaacaaattgataattagtgttcaacacccgatgttgaaccccaattacaaatgtgttgaatgcacgatttatttatgcgttatttttaaaaattatgatgttttttcaagaatttttgttAGGTAGGAATATTCATTTATGCATCAGGAGATCATCACAATGAAGCGACAAGGAACAATGCAGTTGACAGAAACTGATGGCCGCATCAGCAACTGATGAAACCGCATCAGTAAGCGGATACTTGAACAGTATCGAGTACAATCAGTAATTGGAGATTGAGTTTGATAAGGAAAGAAATAAGATTGATACGATATAGcttatttatagatatatacttTTGTTTGAGTAAATCAAGTTAGTAATTATAGAAGTTGtgtactatataaacacagattattaGGTCTTACGAAGATACGAGTATGTGAAGCACAACACGAGTAATAtttgtgtaacctagcagctcttaatAATAGCAGCTCTTAAGaattgttattcagacaatgcaaacttagattgtagaagggggggttgaatacaatctacaaaaatttcaaccaatttttgtttaacagattatattcaagcGACAAGAGAAAATTAATCactaaaacagaaattaaaagaacaaagatctttaaaaattttaggtggattgtttgatccacctgaaagatttttatattaagaatttTCCAAGTAAGAATTACTTGGCtacttacaaaagaatgaagagcagaaacttacaatttcttgcttgcTATCTCtaatgctttgctcttcagttctcagTATTTGGATacattgaaataaaaattacaatgtgaatatatatactactacaaacaaaactagaatttcttggacttgatagaacatttggcagcttgaaattcttgttgctttgccagaaatggtaggcttcgaggttctcaatatttgattaaactgtttttagtttagcttccaaaactggtgcagcatccgtcacatcaacccatgtgctttCTGTCCTTTACTTGACTAGTAGCTTTCAACTGCCAACCATCAACTGCTAAAACATTTAGCGATTGATGGCTTCTGGAATTAGCGATTAATAGTCTTCCAGGTTTAGCCATTGATGGAATTGTTGTAGCGATTGATAGAGTGTTTATTTAGCCGTTGATGTTTCCTGTCTATCGATCGATCTttacttcacttggatagattatatgacttcaaatatttacaattatgtcaccctatttactcatccattgatagatcaactgctaatctaaaaacTTATATTATTAACCTATCAATCGCTAAGATACTCCATctttgttacagtaccacaTCAGTCGTTGATGGGTGAATCTATCAATTGCTACTGCATTAGCATGCTAGCCATTGATTAGCTACATttgattttattctaagtaagaataaaataactttgtatcatcaagcatcacattttcctaacaatctccccctatttatatctgtaagaatttcaaatataaatttgaggtgcttAATGATAACAACACACTAAGTACATAAaagaaatgatttgatttgaaaaggGAGTTAAAATACAAAAGGATAAGAAATATTACAATGAGAAATGAGTTGATCCTATAGACTGAGCAGATTTGCTTCTATACTCCACATGATTTGCAAAAAACATGCACTACTGGAAAAACAGGGTCATACAACGGTTTATCACCATTGTCTGTCATATCAGGATTCCGTTGAATATCGAGGCGATATCTAATTAAGTGTCAAACAATGGTTATTCAACAGTATTCGAAATGACAGTACCACAACGGTTACAGAACACTTGTTAGAAAAAAAACGACACAACAGCTTGTAAAAGAAAACCCATTGTTGGAACCACTTAACACAATAGTTTAATTGAATGGAAGAAATTTTTGTATGAAATACTTTTacacaacattttttttaatgttacctTTGTTTGTTTGATTTCTATATACAAGTGTTTTATAGGATTGTACGATTGTTTCAAAGCTCAAGCACAATGTCAAAGTTTATTTACATCGTTGTACttattatacacacacaatgGTTTAACATAAAAAACTGTTATTTGAAAGCTTACCTACAACAATTTAGGTCCAGAACTCATATTTATTTAAGTTTGACACACAATGGTTTATATAGGCTAGAACAATTGTTTAAAAGTTAATGCACAACGGTATAGTTCATACAaagtgttatttttaatttatttacacaatgatttaataaataatctatTATTTTTGCTTCTTCATAAACAGGGGTTTGctagttttttatatataacttgttcccAAAATCAAAGCATTTACAAAAATACCAAATACAaccaactaaataaaaaattagtttgatcATGTCAAGCtaccatcaaaatttttaaatatttacaatatCTCTAATCTTTAGTGTGTTTGGTTGGATTCATGTCACGGTGAGGAGCAAAAACCTATTTTTTTCGACTTTGAGCAACTCATTAGCCCTTGTTCCATATTCTCAGCTCGTATTAGCCTGTGAAGgctgcaaaaataaaataaattagtagTGGCTAAGTCGCCATAGTCTTGTATACACAGTACATATCAGAAGTAAGTATTTAAATCACCAAAAGATATAAGTAACTTGGACTCATATACTAGTGGTAAGCATAGAGCATATTATACAACAGATAATTAATACACACCTGATCCTTAAAAACCATGTGAAAGCATTCATCTGCTTCATCCAATACAAACATCTTCAACCCCTTTGTCGGATTGCAGAGGTCTTTTCAAAACCTTTAAAACATGGCACTTGTATCAGCCAGCAGTAGGAAATATGAAAATCGATGCTAGAGGACTACATTCCTATTACCCCAATTGATTTTACAATATGAAGCATAAAACCTTCTTTTTTTACCTCGTATGGAGCTGTTCTGGTACTGATTGCatcattttcattaaaaattggAATGCTCCTCAGTGCTATCAAAGAGTTCACTATTTGACCAAGCTGCACTCTATAGTCAGCATTCTTGAAATCATTGTCGGTCACTAGGAGTTGAGATGACATCACATCCAACTGGAAAAGAAAATGATTTCAATACAAATCAAACACTCCTCCCAAAGGTAAAAACTATTATAAAGATCCCTGATGTGCAACATTTTAGCAGGACACAAATGCATATCAATTTTAATGGTGTCACGAACTGCAGGAATACATATTCTCTTAAAGGTACCTGGCTAAATAATGCATCATAAAGTGCCATGAGGCTGTTCTGTCCAGCAGCTGCACATGCTTTTCCATCAAGTTCAACTTGAGGCTTCTGAAGATTAGCAAAACTGCAAGAGATTCTATACAATCTTATTCAATTTCTTAAGAGTCCTTTTACCATCTTACATCTAATTGCTACCATCCAAATACGTTAtgtataaaagaaaaaagagtcGATATCTCGgcattctttttctttcttctaaGTATGACACTGCAAAAATATACACACGAACCTGCTATTGACCAGCTTTCTGTATGTAAGCCTTATTTTACCACTTTATCAAGTGCATAGCAGAAGCATGCATACAACATGTTTCACTGCAatgaataaatatgaaaatttatcaTTGAGATATTGCTAGAGAAAAAAAATCTACATATCGACAAGAAACATATTATTACAATCTAACAAAGACTTATAAGCAATTTTGTGTGTGTCTATAGTGTTTAATAGTTACAAAGACAAACGGTATAATATCATGGTACTATACTGGTCTTTTCACTTGAATTGATACATACTTAAAAGTTACAAAATCATGGACCTGTTTGTGAAGAATTAGGACATCATAGGCTTTGAATCTGGCATCCATCTTGGACAACCAGCTGCAAGACCCTAACCATATGAAAATTAGAATTTTTACAActatatatctaaaaattacAGAAACAACTAATACAAGCTTTGTATTCTATAGTGCAGTAAATCTCATCCAAGAACAAATAGATCTTCGGGACATTTCCTAAATGACTAAAAGAGTAATAGACTATGGCACTACATACTACAAAATAATAGCGAGTCAGCAAAATTCATCTTTAATATAAAGTACTTGTTGCTCACTGAATACAGAACTCAACTCAACTAAATTCATATTCaattttatcattatatatttcatatgaaGAACTCGGCCGAAATAACAATACGGCCCTGTGATTTTAACACTAAAGTACGTACAActttacatacatatataatcaCCAAATTAAtgtcataaaaatataaatagctAGAACAAAcccaaatacaaaccaaaactTTTGATATTAAAAACTTAACCACGCATATCCAAAATCCACAAAAACTGAACAATTTAATGcaacataaattaaaagtaaaatatacACGCAGAAAAAGTGAAGAATACTTACTAATTGTAGATGACCCAAGTTAGACAACAGACCAAGGCAACAAACCACAAAAAGACGTTGATTTAAAAAGCACTTACTAATTCAGGCTAGGATTCTAGTAGTGACAGAGAATAGACATACTTCAGCTTCGCATTAGCCGAAATAATAGGAatctatatatttatgcacTATTTCAAGCTTGGGTTCTTGTAATTGAGATTCAGGGATCGTAAACTAGTTATAGAGAGAGTTGCAAGAGTGGTGAGataagattttaattttgatttagggTTTAAGGTGAGTAAGAGTTCGAGAGAGGTGAGATtgtgagagaaagagagagatgagagggaGAAGGCAGGAAAATTAGGGTTCTTTTTTTAGTTGAAATAGGCTACTGAAAAGAATTGGGGGAAGAAATAATGTTGGCGGATGGATAATTTGGTATTGGTGGGAAAATATTTGGTGCTCGGGGGAAAAACAAAGTTGGGTGTGTTTATTTATGTTTAGATGTTTTGtaataataattgattttagtcattataattaattgaaatatattttgaaataaatatttaaacgaTCCAATCGTATGATGTTAATACTCACTAATTTTAGTCTTGtacaacaataataaaaaaataaaaaatttatcttgTACGACTATTTAATGAAAATCTAGAAAAATTACTAGCCTCTAAAATGGGACTTGTGCCAGattaaatgaaatatattttaaaattagttttttaatgatccaaccgtacggatcttaatacccacttattttagtcatctacaaaaataatcaaaaaaataataaatttatcttgtacgACTTTATAATAAAGATCTAGTAAAATTACTAGTTTCTAAAACAAGACTATTGCCAgattaactaaaatattttttgaaatgaatatttcaacgatccaaccatACGTATCTTAATACCCACTTATTTTAGTCAtctacaaaaataatcaaaaaactaataaatttatcttgtacgACTTTTTAGCAAAAATCTAGTGAAATTACTAGTTCCCAAAACGAGACACGTGCCATATTAActaaatgaatttttgaaatgaatttttcaacgatccaaccgtacggatcttaatacccacttattttagtcatctacaaaaataatcaaaaaataataaatttatcttgtatgactttttaGTAAAAATCTATTGAAATTACTAGTCCCTAAAACGGGACATGTGTCAGATTAACTAAAAGATTTTttgaaatgaatatttcaacaatccaaccgtacggatcttAATACCCACTTATTTTAGTCATCTATGAAAatgatcaaaaaataataaatttatcttgtatgactttttaGTAAAAATCTAGTGAAATTACTAGTCCCTAAAACGGGACACGTGCCACATTAactaaaagatttttgaaatgaatatttcaacgatccaaccgtacagatCTTAATACCCACTTATTTTAGTCAtctacaaaaataatcaaaaaataataaatttatcttgtacgACTTTTTAGTGAAAATCTAGTGAAATTACTAGTCCCTAAAACGGGACACGTGCCAGATTAactaaaagatttttgaaatgaatatttcaacgatccaaccgtacagatCTTAATACCCACTTATTTAGTcatctaaaaaaataatcaaaaaataataaatttatcttgtacgACTTTTTAGCGAAAATCTAGTGAAATTACTAGTCCCTAAAACGGGACACGTGCCAGATTAACTAAAAGATATTttgaaatgaatatttcaacgaTCGAACCGTACGGAAATTACTACTCACTTATTTTAGTTAggtaaaaaataatcaaaaaataataaatttatattgtatggccttttaataaaaatctagtCAAACTACTTGTCCCTAAAACAGAATTCGTGACAGATTAActgaaaaattttatgaaatgaattttTCAATGATTCAACCGTACGGATGCTAATAACCACTCATTTTAGTCttatacaaaaataatcaaaaacataataaaatatcttgtacgacttaataataaaaatctagTTAAATTATTAGGCTCTAAAACGAGACTCTTGCcaaattaactaaaatattttttgaatgaatattttaatgatccAACCGTAGGGATGATAATATCCACTTATTTTagtcatgtaaaaaaataatcaataaataataaatttatcttgtatgaGTTTTTAATAAGAATCAAgtaaaactactactccctaAAACAAAATTCGTGCCAGATTAactgaaatattttaaaaaattattttttcagcaattcaaccgtatggatgttaaaATCAACTCAATTTAGTCttgtacaaaaataataaaaaaattatcttgtACAATCTTTTAACAAAAATCTAGTAAAAGTACTAGTGAACACAACGGTTATTTTGATTAAATCCCATTGTGTAAGTAATGAACCTTCTAGAATAAAGCATAAAAACAAcggttatttttataaaaaacacGTTGTGTAATCCTTCTCGAAAGTTTTAGAACGAGGCTTATGGACAACGGTTTTCTATGAAAAATCTTGTCTGAGATAATCTATGACAACATTTCTTTTTGATAAAAACCGTGTGTAAGCGTATTAATGTTTTTTAATCTAACAGATATTAAATCTCCTTTCAATCAACGGCTCTCATTGCACCATCTCAGCAATCCAAGTGATACGTTTTTGACAAATCATGTGGTGCCACTTCATCATGTGGTATCTATTGAAATTCTAAAAGagtaatttcaaacaactgttTCATCCCGTTGTGTGATATTGTATATGACAATACATTCGAAAACTCATTGTACAACCTTTCTAATTTGCACAAGGTTGTTTCAAAAAGACTTGTCTAATTCATTAACCAGACAATTGTTCTGAAACCGTTGTAGTGATGTTGATCAGacaatgttatttttttatgaaatgtaACCGCTGTCTGAATTACACAACACTACATTAAAAACCATTGTTTTAACGGTTATTAGACCATTGTGTCAACAATGTCACACAACACTTCCAAAAATAAAGCTTGTCTGTCGAGTTTTGAAGATTACCATATAAACAATAGTTTACACAACCAATGTCTGTTCCGTTCTTAGACAATGGTGtgttaagaaaaaatatttcgCCGTTGTATGTTGGATTGGTACAACGGAATTTTTCCAAACCGCTGTGTAACGTGTGTTGTCTGAggctgtttttcttgtagtgatgtgattagatttagatcctgacaATCTTTTTAGAATTTAGGATTCTGTaacagaaccttagtggttctaagaTTCTATTTTAAGGATGGGCGCGATCCTATTTATCAAATTTCGTATATTcgatttttcatattattttagcCAAAACTCTTGGAGTATATTTCTCGTGACTTTTAAAAGCTtccattaatttatttattgctATGCTCTATGAGTAGTGTGGCTTGTCCAGTGCCTAAAACTAAATTAAGTTCTATTAGTATCTTTTCtggatattattatatatactatttaaGGTAAACAAACTAAAAAAAAGTAATAGATGACTGAAAGTTACTTTTCTAAAAAGTACAAATATGCAAAACCGTTTCTCACAAAAACGTATAAGGTTTCCCTGGAAAGATTTTGTGCacaaagaaaaaagttggtagCAGCTGCGTAAACACACCAGCATCCTCATAAAAAGCCAAAGATCCAGCTAATAGTTTTGAAATTTGTAGGAAGAAGACAACTCCCTCATTTAATCTCTacgtttctatctctaactctCCTTACACCTATATGCACACCTCTCTCTCTTCCACACACTTTACTTGACAATCTTGCTCTTTTGTAGTCGGCATCTTTACTCCGATTCAGTTGCCAAATTTTACTCAATTGCTTGGTCATGGATTCAGCTGGAATCACAAATAATGATAGCGTCACTGCTGGTCGTGTGAATCAGAGGGAGAGGTTTTCTGTGGACTTGACACCTGGCCACACAAATATCGTGTCATTAAAGAAACTAAGGCGTGAGGCTGGTGAAGTGGTGTCCGATGATTCTTTAGAAGAAGAAAACGAGGCAGTGagtataacaatagcaagtttgatttttatttgttacTTCTTCGAATGTGTTCTATGTTGTATTGGTGGTTTTATTAAGTTGAAATTTGTTAGAAATTATTGTTATATGTAACAAGTAAGGTTACATTATTTTCATTGATCTTGCTTGTGTATAAATCAAGTGATTTCAAGGTTGGAACACTTGTATTGTTTGTGCTTGTCTGTTTTAATTGCTTATTGAGTCTATTATCCAATTAGTATTTTGTCCAATAAAATGTCATTAGAAGCTTAACAATGAAGGTGGatgattttctatataaaaTTAAGTCTACAACAT of the Daucus carota subsp. sativus chromosome 4, DH1 v3.0, whole genome shotgun sequence genome contains:
- the LOC108217118 gene encoding delta-1-pyrroline-5-carboxylate synthase, which produces MALYDALFSQLDVMSSQLLVTDNDFKNADYRVQLGQIVNSLIALRSIPIFNENDAISTRTAPYEVLKRPLQSDKGVEDVCIG